Proteins encoded together in one Styela clava chromosome 12, kaStyClav1.hap1.2, whole genome shotgun sequence window:
- the LOC120329382 gene encoding CD82 antigen-like — protein MNDKCLKICLISFNVICLFAGLIMFVGGLLLQFNDTVQNVLKAMAINTSATTLGVLGVVMLIVGGLIMLVSFVGCCGAISESKCMMGLYCVFLILLLLGQIAIGALGIYYGKQEVEASFEEHFMKIIKREAGTDMDVVNSVQEFFECCGYNGPGDYSQRSQPVTTTSASTTIISSSIASVNNTFVTVGVVETTQVPIAMATTIVLPAVTSSNVNDSTASFVSSTTATTTEVMATTNASTTHYRGGWTKTCCVKSGSGYKNETVCKDASMTIEQLEQYLYETGCKDRIDQFIDRWAVIIGATAIGFAILQIVAIIAGCMLYKSLD, from the exons ATGAATGACAAATGCCTAAAGATATGTCTCATTTCTTTCAATGTAATATGCCTG TTTGCTGGACTCATCATGTTCGTTGGTGGATTGCTTTTGCAATTCAACGATACGGTACAAAATGTTTTGAAAGCCATGGCTATTAATACATCGGCTACCACACTTGGTGTGTTGGGGGTTGTGATGCTCATCGTAGGTGGACTGATTATGCTCGTCTCTTTTGTTGGATGCTGTGGAGCAATATCAGAAAGCAAATGCATGATGGGATTG tATTGCGTATTCCTCATTCTTCTTCTGCTCGGCCAAATTGCGATTGGTGCTCTTGGAATTTATTATGGAAAACAG GAGGTCGAGGCTTCTTTTGAAGAACATTTCATGAAAATTATTAAAAGAGAGGCTGGAACTGATATGGATGTTGTCAATTCAGTACAAGAATTT ttCGAGTGCTGTGGATATAATGGTCCTGGCGACTACAGTCAAAGAAGTCAGCCAGTTACAACCACAAGCGCAAGCACAACAATAATTTCTTCCAGCATAGCTTCAGTGAACAACACATTTGTCACCGTGGGTGTTGTCGAAACAACCCAAGTTCCAATAGCAATGGCTACCACTATTGTTCTACCAGCGGTGACATCCAGCAACGTCAATGATTCTACTGCGTCGTTTGTCTCATCCACAACTGCCACTACAACAGAAGTCATGGCAACTACAAATG CATCAACAACTCACTACAGAGGTGGGTGGACTAAAACTTGCTGCGTGAAATCGGGATCAGGATATAAGAATGAAACTGTATGCAAGGATGCAAGCATGACAATAGAACAACTTGAACAGTATTTGTATGAAACG GGTTGCAAAGATAGAATCGACCAATTCATTGATAGATGGGCAGTGATCATAGGAGCAACTGCAATCGGATTTGCAATTCTtcaa ATTGTTGCCATAATTGCTGGATGCATGCTCTACAAATCATTGGACTGA
- the LOC120329380 gene encoding uncharacterized protein LOC120329380, producing MNLLLVRLGLYIILLITGSKSQNFEFSYLAEQINSYCELKEGTGVVKPTTTLIPKVGKAGPPGPRGFRGAPGVVDYDRVNDLVERKLSVVEQELASFKRELSLYERIKIGICPVEYQNKCYWVIKSSMTAVVGRAICQSVGGQAADIVDADHFEILRKYISTIASNGHDFWTGMNFNTRTRTATLSDGSVANYVRWHPGYPNGASGRTVLAFNSQSDASNNNVGMWDFYPDKNDHKKQGVICEI from the exons ATGAATTTACTATTAGTAAGACTTGgtctttatataattttattgataaCCGGATCGAAATCTCAAAATTTTGAGTTTTCATATCTGGCAGAACAAATAAACTCATATTGCGAGTTGAAAGAAGGAACTGGTGTAGTGAAACCCACGACAACACTTATTCCAAAAGTTGGGAAAGCTGGACCTCCTGGTCCACGCGGATTTCGTGGTGCACCAGGGGTGGTAGACTATGACCGGGTTAATGACTTGGTGGAACGAAAATTGAGTG ttgttGAGCAAGAGCTAGCATCTTTCAAAAGAGAACTTTCACTATACGAAAGGATAAAAATAG gaaTATGTCCTGTAGAATATCAAAACAAATGCTATTGGGTAATAAAATCATCTATGACTGCAGTTGTTGGCAGAGCTATTTGTCAATCTGTCGGTGGACAAGCAGCTGATATAGTAGACGCTGACCATTTTGAAATACTTAGAAAATACATCTCGACAATTGCTAGCAATGGGCATGATTTTTGGACCGGAATGAATTTCAATACTCGG ACACGCACAGCAACGCTTTCTGATGGATCCGTAGCGAACTATGTACGATGGCATCCAGGTTATCCGAACGGGGCTTCCGGTAGAACGGTTCTAGCATTTAACTCACAATCTGACGCGTCCAACAACAATGTTGGTATGTGGGATTTTTATCCGGATAAAAATGACCATAAAAAACAAGGGGTAATCTGTGAAATCTGA